The region catctgccactcgttaaggtgaacaaggaaacagggttggccccagatagctaagctgcacatgaaaggaatgaattcagtgagacCAGaagcttgcatcttcccatacatagcatgctaaattccttaacttgatacctgatctttgatgttcagacttcttgctccctttgttgcaaacttgtatacaGCCTGacttcccttcctgcctctttggagcaattttctcagagctactgagatgctgtctccaggGCTTAGAGTCCTaagcattcccaccaaataaaataacctaCCAGGTTCTGACTATATTTTCTGGTTAACAATTTATCTTGCTAGGAGGGAGAGTGTGAATGTGGACCAAGTTTAGGTGCTTTTTATTAGTAAGAGTGACCTGGAGCATCTGTGTTCCTGGGCTAAGTCACGTCCTCATTAGCCTTTGAAGGAGGTGAGAAAACAGGGCAGTGCACTCATCTTGCATTTCCTTTGAGGAAAATGGTGTTTGAGAGCCAATCCTCTAAAAACATTTGACATGGAACTTGGTAATaattaataaagcaaaaaaaaagattttttactttattcagaATATTTCATTTTGAGCAATTTCCATATAACACAATCACAGGTCAGCACTATTCTATTGAGATACAGGCAGTTAGAATATCTGTGGCATGATCTTATATTTAATACAACATCATggcaaagtcactgtggatgttCCCAGGGCACTTAGTTCAGCATCATCGTACCCAGGGTCCCCAGTCTCCCCCTGGAGCAGCCAGGggctctcttctccttccccaggaTCAGCTTCTCCTCTAGAGACATTTAGAGGAGAgcctgaaagaggaaagagaggtaTGATTTAGAACAGAGACAAGGGGGCCAGACAGTGAGGAGGAAGCAAGTTAAGCAAGTGGTGATGACAAAGCATCCCTGGGAcccaggggtgggcagggaggctcAGACTATCTCATATCAGTTACAGTGAGGATGGATCCCGGCTGTCCGCTCAGATCCACTCGATGTGGCCTCTGGGGCCTCAACTCATGCGGAAACCCTGCATCACAGGAGACCTGTGCTCACACAGGAGCTCTGAGAAGACCTGCCTCCAGACAGTGAAGAGCTAGgtattcagctgtgtctgactcttagcaaccctatgaactatagcccgccaggctcctctatccatgggattctccaggcaagaacaatggagaggatagccattcccttctccaggggatcttcctgatccagggatcaaacccagctctcctgcattacaggcagattctttaccatctgagccaccagggaaagcccatcAAATGCATGAGATTACCCATGCATGAGATTCTCAAATGCATGAGAAACTGTACAGAGGCTGGACATTGAGCtcaaattcaccctttccaggaCAGAGACCAAAGATTACAGGGGATCAGCTAACTCCACTCACCTGTTTGAGACATCATCTCATCTTCCTTCTTTGGGAGCACTTCCTCCTCACTCCTCtgagaggcaggaggagcccCAGGTACTGGTACCTCTTCAGCATCATCATAATCCTCACCAAGGGCATAGGTCTTCTGATCTGGGGCTTCTGAGCGCAGAGCAGGAGTCAGATGAAACCACACTAAGTGGGTTGGTCTGGGAAATACCTAAGATCCCTTCTGACCCAGCATTTCTGAGCTGCTAAATAGAGGCACCTGTCACTCcttgttttaaaagatttttttctctaagaCCATGTTTCAATTTGATGTGTCCATAAACCAAAACATGACCTTACATATCTTAATATTTCCTGATTGAAAACATATATCTCAAAGTAACTCTCCCACCATTCAGCAT is a window of Muntiacus reevesi chromosome 1, mMunRee1.1, whole genome shotgun sequence DNA encoding:
- the LOC136146725 gene encoding antigen WC1.1-like, which encodes MRPGGARSLSVHLCLRLGRHRLEPLETLAQGVSLCPGPSPYPVALFSLGSRPVLSPLPGFFSLAGVLCLILGALLFLVLIVLVTQVLRWRAERRDQKTYALGEDYDDAEEVPVPGAPPASQRSEEEVLPKKEDEMMSQTGSPLNVSRGEADPGEGEESPWLLQGETGDPGYDDAELSALGTSTVTLP